One Rhodoferax ferrireducens T118 DNA segment encodes these proteins:
- the cls gene encoding cardiolipin synthase, translated as MTLHTLLRSAATAVGALAFAACATLPDTDELIQRHAGQAARFETARGALPAQKSAAILAQLKSQSGDIDILDKQIALEQAVNDSPLVLGNKVTLLQDGAATYPAMFAAIRSARDHINLESYIIENDEVGRQFSDLLLAQQARGVQVNVIYDSVGALNTPKAFFERLKQGGIEVLEFNPINPLTAKGPWMINHRDHRKLLLVDGRIAFIGGINISSVYGSGSIPSRSHKAAANTDEWRDTDLQIEGPVVSEFQKLFLQTWEKQRGRPLATKNYFPALKVQGKDIVRTIGSTPDDPFSLMYLTLISAIGNAEKQVHLTQAYFVPDPQLLQALVAAAGRGVDVKLILPSHSDSGLVFHAGRAHYTELLQGGVKLYERVGGLLHAKTAVIDGVWSTVGSSNLDWRSFLDNNEIDAVVLGQEFAQKMEAMFASDLQASQAIDLQGWQHRPLQFRIKEWLARVWERLL; from the coding sequence ATGACCCTGCACACCCTGCTTCGCAGCGCGGCGACGGCTGTCGGCGCGCTCGCGTTCGCCGCGTGCGCCACACTGCCTGACACCGACGAGCTGATCCAGCGCCACGCGGGACAGGCGGCCCGGTTTGAGACGGCCCGCGGTGCGCTCCCGGCGCAGAAAAGCGCCGCCATTCTGGCGCAGCTCAAAAGCCAATCGGGCGACATCGATATTCTGGACAAACAAATCGCGCTGGAGCAGGCCGTCAACGACAGCCCGCTGGTCCTGGGCAACAAAGTCACGCTGTTGCAGGACGGGGCCGCGACCTATCCGGCGATGTTTGCCGCCATCCGCAGCGCGCGCGACCATATCAACCTGGAGTCCTACATCATCGAAAACGACGAGGTCGGGCGCCAGTTCTCCGACCTGCTGCTGGCGCAGCAGGCGCGTGGTGTTCAGGTCAACGTCATCTATGACAGCGTGGGCGCCCTCAATACGCCCAAGGCCTTTTTTGAGCGCCTGAAGCAAGGCGGCATTGAGGTGCTCGAGTTCAACCCGATCAACCCGCTAACGGCCAAGGGGCCGTGGATGATCAATCACCGCGACCATCGCAAGCTGCTGCTGGTGGACGGCCGTATCGCCTTCATCGGCGGCATCAACATCAGCAGCGTCTATGGCTCCGGGTCCATCCCAAGTCGCTCCCACAAGGCGGCCGCCAACACGGACGAATGGCGCGATACCGACCTGCAGATTGAAGGTCCGGTGGTCAGCGAATTTCAGAAATTGTTCCTGCAGACCTGGGAAAAGCAGCGCGGACGTCCACTGGCGACCAAGAATTATTTTCCGGCGCTCAAGGTGCAGGGTAAAGACATCGTGCGCACCATTGGCAGCACGCCCGACGATCCGTTCAGCCTGATGTACCTGACGCTGATATCGGCGATTGGCAATGCGGAAAAACAAGTGCACCTGACCCAGGCCTACTTCGTGCCCGACCCGCAGTTGCTGCAAGCTTTGGTGGCTGCCGCCGGTCGCGGCGTCGATGTCAAGCTGATCCTGCCGAGCCACTCCGACTCCGGGCTCGTCTTTCATGCCGGACGGGCTCATTACACCGAGCTGCTCCAGGGTGGCGTCAAGCTGTATGAGCGCGTCGGCGGGCTGCTGCATGCCAAAACCGCCGTCATCGACGGCGTCTGGTCGACGGTGGGCTCCAGCAACCTGGACTGGCGCAGCTTCCTGGACAACAACGAGATCGACGCCGTGGTGCTGGGGCAAGAATTTGCCCAGAAAATGGAAGCCATGTTTGCCAGCGACCTGCAGGCGTCCCAAGCGATCGATCTGCAAGGCTGGCAACATCGCCCGCTGCAGTTCCGGATCAAGGAGTGGCTGGCGCGGGTCTGGGAGCGGCTGCTTTAA
- a CDS encoding phosphatidylglycerophosphatase A family protein yields MPVDEPFFDPPIAARPITPEPVLPSARFLYTHPAHLMALGFGSGLSPLAPGTAGTLWAWLTFVLLQPGMNDARWALLIALSLPLGWWACSVTAKHMRVLDPSSIVWDEIAAFWLVLWLVTPAGFWGQLVAFGLFRFFDAAKPGPVRWADQLFHGVNVTSDPAAWRKAGFGIMLDDLVAAACALLVIAGWRYFQ; encoded by the coding sequence ATGCCTGTTGACGAACCTTTCTTTGACCCACCGATAGCGGCACGCCCGATCACGCCGGAGCCGGTGCTCCCCAGCGCCCGCTTCCTGTACACGCATCCGGCGCACTTGATGGCGCTGGGCTTTGGGTCCGGCCTGAGCCCCCTGGCGCCCGGCACCGCCGGCACCTTGTGGGCCTGGCTGACGTTTGTGCTGCTGCAACCCGGGATGAATGATGCGCGCTGGGCGCTGCTGATTGCCCTGTCACTGCCGCTGGGTTGGTGGGCCTGCAGCGTCACGGCGAAACACATGCGGGTGCTCGACCCCAGCAGCATTGTGTGGGACGAGATTGCGGCCTTCTGGCTGGTGCTGTGGCTGGTCACCCCGGCCGGTTTTTGGGGCCAGCTGGTGGCCTTCGGCCTGTTCCGCTTCTTTGATGCCGCCAAGCCCGGCCCGGTGCGCTGGGCCGACCAACTGTTTCATGGCGTCAACGTCACCAGCGACCCGGCCGCCTGGCGCAAGGCCGGTTTCGGAATCATGCTCGATGACCTGGTGGCGGCGGCCTGTGCCCTGCTGGTGATCGCTGGCTGGCGTTATTTCCAATGA
- a CDS encoding CinA family protein has protein sequence MTQKLSKSELSTQYLCGLVADLMLRNRLKLVTAESCTGGMIAAACTDLAGSSDWFERGFVTYSNEAKTELLDVQAQLLLSEGAVSEAVARAMVRGALAHAHAQVAVAVTGVAGPTGGSPAKPVGTVWFGFAVPGQVITEKRHFDGDRAQVRAATVRHTFTRLVELLG, from the coding sequence ATGACTCAAAAACTATCAAAATCAGAGCTATCCACGCAGTATCTATGCGGGCTAGTGGCCGATTTGATGCTAAGAAATAGACTGAAGCTGGTGACGGCTGAAAGCTGTACCGGCGGCATGATTGCGGCCGCCTGCACCGATCTGGCCGGCTCCAGTGACTGGTTCGAGCGCGGCTTTGTCACCTACTCCAACGAGGCCAAGACCGAGTTGCTGGACGTCCAGGCGCAACTGCTGCTCAGCGAGGGTGCGGTCAGCGAAGCCGTGGCGCGGGCCATGGTGCGCGGGGCCTTGGCGCACGCGCACGCGCAAGTGGCGGTCGCCGTGACCGGCGTGGCCGGCCCCACCGGCGGCAGCCCGGCCAAACCGGTCGGCACGGTCTGGTTCGGCTTCGCCGTGCCGGGCCAGGTCATCACCGAAAAGCGCCACTTTGACGGCGATCGGGCTCAAGTGCGCGCCGCTACCGTGCGGCATACCTTCACCAGGCTGGTGGAGTTGCTGGGCTGA
- a CDS encoding AsmA family protein has product MTLPRSLKWIAGAVIAPVVLALLFIAIFGWNWLRAPIERMALEKTGRVLAINGDLRVTLGWPRPRLRANAVTFANPLWTQEKQMLAADAVEITLDLSQLLGRKLVFPELRLERPVVFLEQGTEGRKSWLLDQQQQDPGARIQIDRLTLDQGTLGYDDAVQKTSIRAELASLTPPAGSTADTGLTFSAHGRYKGQALTAQGNGGPVLALRDESTPYPLTIDASVGHTRVRAEGSVTSLLKFTAVDLALALSGDNLAQLYPLLGITFPATRSYVTAGHLLHSGNSWRYEKFSGRIGTSDIAGSLQVKTGGQRPALTAELTSSVLDLADLGPLIGSRPGSVQAAKQAARQLPTEPPQTAAVTPAQARVLPDQSFNTERWRSVDAEVSLRAKALKREKELPLEDLVAHLSLQDGLLTLDPLNFGLAGGQLNSVVTLDGRTDPITAHAKVRARKILLAKLFPTAELNQASIGQINGEFDLAGQGNSVGRMLAGSNGKVGLVVSGGEISKLMMEKAGLHLWEILQLSLSGDRLIKLRCAVADFEVKNGKMQTDALVLDTQVTTLLGSGNVDLAQERLDLTFNQKTKATSPLALRSPIYVRGSFAKPELGVDKTRVAVRALGALALGVVNPFLTLLPLIDAGPGQDSDCGQLVRDARALPHPKSQKK; this is encoded by the coding sequence ATGACTCTGCCTCGTTCGCTTAAATGGATTGCTGGCGCTGTCATCGCGCCCGTCGTGCTGGCGCTTCTATTCATCGCAATTTTCGGCTGGAACTGGCTGCGCGCGCCGATTGAACGCATGGCGCTGGAAAAAACCGGTCGGGTGCTGGCCATCAACGGCGATCTGCGCGTGACCCTGGGCTGGCCCCGGCCGCGCCTGCGGGCCAACGCGGTGACATTCGCCAATCCGCTCTGGACCCAGGAAAAGCAAATGCTCGCCGCCGACGCGGTGGAGATCACGCTCGACCTGTCTCAGTTGTTGGGACGCAAGCTCGTGTTCCCGGAACTGCGGCTGGAGCGACCGGTGGTGTTTCTGGAGCAGGGCACCGAGGGGCGCAAGAGCTGGTTGCTGGACCAGCAGCAACAGGACCCGGGCGCACGCATCCAGATCGACCGCCTGACGCTGGATCAGGGTACGCTCGGCTATGACGATGCGGTCCAAAAAACCAGTATTCGGGCAGAGCTCGCCAGCTTGACGCCGCCCGCAGGAAGCACGGCCGACACCGGCTTGACTTTCAGCGCCCACGGGCGCTACAAGGGCCAGGCGCTCACGGCGCAGGGCAACGGCGGGCCGGTGCTGGCCTTGCGCGACGAGAGCACACCCTACCCTTTGACAATTGACGCCAGCGTGGGCCACACCCGCGTGCGCGCAGAGGGCAGCGTCACCAGCCTGCTCAAATTTACCGCTGTGGATCTGGCGCTGGCACTCAGCGGCGACAACCTGGCGCAGCTCTATCCCTTGCTCGGCATCACCTTCCCGGCCACCCGCAGCTACGTGACGGCCGGCCACCTGCTGCACAGCGGCAACAGTTGGCGCTACGAGAAGTTCTCGGGCCGCATCGGCACCAGTGACATCGCCGGCTCGCTCCAGGTCAAAACCGGTGGCCAGCGCCCGGCGTTGACAGCAGAGCTGACCTCCAGTGTGCTTGATCTGGCAGACCTGGGACCGCTGATCGGCTCGCGCCCCGGCAGCGTGCAAGCCGCCAAACAGGCGGCCCGGCAATTGCCCACCGAACCGCCTCAGACCGCCGCAGTCACACCTGCGCAAGCCCGTGTGCTGCCTGACCAGTCGTTCAACACCGAGCGCTGGCGCAGCGTGGACGCCGAGGTGAGCTTGCGGGCCAAGGCCCTCAAGCGCGAGAAGGAGCTGCCACTGGAAGACCTGGTGGCCCATTTGAGCCTGCAGGATGGCCTGTTGACGCTCGATCCGCTCAATTTTGGCCTGGCTGGCGGCCAGCTCAACAGCGTGGTCACACTCGATGGGCGCACCGATCCGATCACGGCGCACGCCAAGGTGCGGGCCCGAAAGATATTGCTGGCCAAGCTGTTTCCGACCGCTGAGCTGAACCAGGCCAGCATCGGCCAAATCAACGGCGAGTTCGACCTGGCCGGGCAAGGCAACTCGGTGGGTCGAATGCTGGCAGGTTCCAATGGCAAGGTCGGACTGGTCGTCTCCGGCGGCGAGATCAGCAAGTTGATGATGGAAAAAGCCGGTCTGCATTTGTGGGAAATACTGCAACTGAGCCTGAGCGGCGACCGGCTCATCAAATTGCGTTGCGCGGTGGCCGACTTTGAGGTCAAGAACGGCAAAATGCAAACCGACGCACTGGTGCTGGACACCCAGGTCACCACCCTGCTTGGCAGCGGCAACGTCGATCTGGCGCAGGAGCGGCTGGACCTGACGTTCAACCAGAAGACCAAGGCCACCAGTCCCCTGGCCTTGCGCAGCCCGATCTATGTGCGCGGCAGTTTTGCCAAGCCCGAGCTGGGCGTCGACAAGACGCGTGTCGCGGTGCGCGCCTTGGGTGCGCTGGCACTGGGCGTCGTCAATCCATTCCTGACGCTGCTGCCCTTGATCGATGCCGGTCCGGGCCAGGACAGCGATTGCGGGCAACTGGTGCGCGATGCGCGGGCGCTACCGCACCCAAAGAGTCAAAAGAAATGA